The genomic window CTGCAGGATCCGATGCATGGCCGCGGGATCACCAGGCTGCAGCGCGAACGTCACCGCGAGCGCGATGTCCTTCGCGTGGTGAAAGACCGAGTCGTCGTACCCAAACGCGAGATACTCCGGCCCCACGATCTTCCGCTCGCCGGATTCAGTCAGCACCTCGCATGACTCTACCACCTCGGCGATGAACATCGTCCGCGCGCGTTCCGGTGCCGGGGACAGGAAATGCAGGTTCTGCCAGACGGCGCCGCCGACCGTGGACGGGATACCGATGTAGTGTTCCAGCCCGCTGAGCTCCGCCCCGATCGCGGCGAAGATCAGCTCCTTGATGGTCGTCCCGCTCTCGGCCCACAGGTGCGTCGGGTCGACCTGCCGCCAGTGCCGGGCCACATTCCGGATGACGAGCCCGCGAAAGCCCTTGTCGCCGACCAGGATGTTCGCCCCCAACCCGAGGACGAAATGGGGTACGCCCAGTTCCCGCGCCAAAATGACCGCGTTTGCCAGGTCATCGGTCGAGGTGGCATCGTATAGAAGGTCCGCCGGACCGCCGATGCGGAACGTGGTGTATGGAGCCAGCGGCACGCCGGTGCGCAGGCGGTCCAGGTCCAGAAAGGACCGGGCCGCAGTCGTAAAACGATCGAGCGGGCTTGGCATCAGGGAAAGATCAGGTGGAGGACCCGAAGTCGGTAGCGTCAGATGGCCGTCCCCCGGCGTTCGCGGCGGGGAGCCGGTCACCAGGTCGCGGTCTCACCAGCACATCAACACAGGAATTCCATTGGCTCGCTTGCTCCGCCGCGTCACCCCGGCCCTCCTCACGCTGCTGCTGGTCCCCGCGCTGGCCACCGCCCAGCGCGCCGAGTTGGAAAAGATCCTCTCGAAGAAGCTCCTCCCCAACGGGATGGAGATTGTCGTGCTCGAGAATCATGGGGTGCCACTTGCGACGGTGGAGCTCAATGTGCGCAACGGGTCCTTCACCCAGGGCAAGGGCTACGAGGGCCTCGCCCACCTGTATGAGCACATGTTCTTCAAGGCGAACGACGCGGCCCCCAACCCTGACGAGTTCGTGTCGCGGGCCTCGGACCTTGGGGCGGTGTTCAATGCGACCACACAGGAGGAACGCGTCAACTATTACATGACGCTCCGGAAGGACTCGGTCGAGGGGGCGATCAAGCTCATGGCCGCCGCGATGCGCACCCCCATGTTCCTCAAGGAGGAGCTCGAGCGTGAACGCGAGGTCGTCCTCGGCGAATACGATCGCCAGGAATCCAATCCACACTGGGCCTTCCAGCGCGACCTCAACATGGCGCTGTATCCCGGCCAATACTCCCGCAAGAACGTGATCGGGGATCGTGAGATCCTGCGCACGGTCGAACCCGCAAAACTCTTTGAAATCCAGAAGAAGTATTACATCCCCAACAACACGGTGCTGATCGTCACGGGGGACGTGAAGCCGGCGGAGATCTTCCGGCTGGCCGAAGCGGCGTTTGGTGATTGGAAGCCCGGCCCTGACCCGTTCAAGACGGACCCGATCCCCCGATCCCGGCACTCAAGGGGAACGAGGTGGTGATCACCGAGCAACCGGTGAACGCGGTCACGGTCTGGGTCACGTGGCAAGGTCCGAGTGTGCGCAAGGATCCCCAGGCGACCTTTGCCGCTGATGTCTTCTCGGACGTGATCAACCAGTCGCTCTCCACCTTCCAGCGCCGCCTCACGGACACCGGGCTCTTCCAGTCCGTGGGGTTCAATTACTACACGCTCGACCAGGTCGGCCCGATCTCCATCCAGGGGCAGACCACGCCGGAGAAGCTCAAGGCCGCGCTGGCCGCGCTGGACAAGGAGATCATGCAGCTCGGCGATCCCGGCTACATCACGGCCGACCAGCTGGAGGCGGCCAAGGCGGAGCGCGCCGTGTCCACGGCGTTCGGGATGGAGCGTGCGAGCGACTTCGCTCACACCCTGGGCTTCTGGTGGTCGGTCGCGGACCTCGAGTACTACATGGGCTACATCGACAACATGGCCAAACAGACGCTGCAGGACCTGCAAGCCTACGCGAAGAAGTACATCATCGGGAAGCCACGCATCACGGGGGTCCTGATCGACCCCGAGTCACGCAAGGCGCTCGGATTGACCAAGGCCGACCTGCTGCCACGGGTGATCCAATGAGTTTCCAGACGGCAGACGGCAGACGGCGGATGGGTGACGGCAGACGGCAGACGGCAGATGGCAGATGGCCGACCTGTTCGGGCGTTCTCACAGCGGTATTCCTGTTCCTCGGCCTGCTGCAACCAGCGGCGTTGCGCGCCCAGGCCGCAGCCGACTCCACGTCGACGTTTGACGTGGGTGGCATCCGCGTCATCCATCGCCCGGCAGGCGGCGACATGGTCGTCGCCAACCTCTACCTGCTCGGCGGCGTCCGGCAGGTCACCTGGGAGAACGCGGGGATTGAGCTGCTGATGCTCGCCGCGAGCGAGAACGGCACGCGCACCTACTCCCGCGAGCGGCTGCGCCGCCTCATGACGCGGCTCGGCACAGGGATCTCGATCGATGCAGAGACCGATTGGTCGTCGATCGGGGTACGCGCGACGCGAGCGACCTTTGACTCCACCTGGGCCGTGATGGCGAGCCGCGTGGTGGAACCCACGTTCGACCCGGGGGAACTGGAGGTCGTGCGCCAGCAGTTCCTGCTCGCGGTCAAGCAGCGACAAGACTCGCCGGATGCCCTCGCCGAGTTCCTGGCCGACTCGCTCGCGTACGACGGTCATCCGTATGCGGTGCCTCCGTCGGGCACCGCAACCAGCGTCGCAAGCATCACCCAGGCGGGTCTCAAGGCGTATCACACCCAGCAGGTCGTGAAGTCACGGATGCTGGTGGTGGTGGTGGGCAACGTGACCCGCGACAAGATCACGCGCCTGGTGAGCTCGACGCTGGGGAAGTTGCCGGCCGGCACGTACACCTGGTCGCTCCCCGATACGCTCCCGCGACGTCGCGCCGCCGCGTACGGCCTGCAGCGGGACCTCCCGACCAACTTCATCCTCGGGCGGTACGCCGGCCCGCACGCCAGCACGAAGGACGCGTACGCCCTCCGCATCGCCACGGCGATCCTCTCGGGCCAGTTCTTTGGCGAGGTACGGTCGCGGCGCAACCTGACCTATGCGGTCGACGCGCCCTACATCGATCGTGCGGTGAGCGGGGGCGGGGTGTACGTGAGCACGGTCTCGCCGCAGGTCACCATCGACGTGATGCGACAGCAACTCGCGGCCGTACGCACGAGCACCGTCAACCCCGAGGCGCTCAACAAGCTGATCCAGCAGTTCATCACGCAGTTCTTTCTGGAGAACGAGACCCTCGGCGCACAGGCGGACTTCCTCGCCAAGTCTTTCCTGTTCGAGGGAGATCTCCAGGCGGCCGGGCACCTGGAAGCGATGCTGCGCTCGATTACCCCGGCCGACATCCAGCGCGTGGCGCAGCGGTGGATCAAGGACGTGCAGTGGGCCTACATCGGGGATGTGTCCAAGCTGCCGAAGGCGAGCATGGAGCGCTGGTAGGGAATAGACGGCAGACGGCAACACGCACGGGTGTTGCGCGGACCGACGAACCACAGGGCGTACTACCAGCCGCGGACCACCGTGCGCAGGGACTCCACCAGGGAGCCGGCCGCCGAAGGTCGCGCCCCACGCGCGAGCCATACGGCGACGATCTCGCGCGTCAGCGCCCGCTCCGTCACCGGCACAAACACACAGGCGCTCCCCCGATGCCGCGCGGCGGCCATCGCTGGCACAATGGACACGCCAACCCCCGCGGCCACGAGTTCCAGCACCGTCGCCAGCTGCGCTCCCCGGCATACCACATCCAGCTGAATGCCCTGCCGGTTGCAGAACTCCGCGACCTGGTCACTCAGGCAATGCACGGCGTCGAGGGTAATCGCCGGCGCATCGCGCAGTTCCGCGAGGGTGATGGTTCCGGCGCGCGCGGCCGGATGGTGGGTCGGGACGGCGACCACGAGCGGATCGGCGCCTAACGCGTCCACCACGAGGGAGGGGTCAAAGGGATACGGCTGCGCCGCAATCGCCACATCCAGCTCGCCGTCGGCCAGCATTCGCATCAGCGCTGCGCTGTGCGACTCGTGGATCGACACCCGCTGGGCCGGATGCTTGTCCCGCAGGCGGCGTAGCGCATCGGGCACCAGGTAGGGCGCCACGGTCGGGATCACCCCGACCCGCAACACCGCGGGCGCCTCGTCGTGCTGGCGAACGGCGTCCTCCGCCTCCCTGAACTCCTCCAGGATCCGGCGAGCCCGGGGAATGAGTGCCGTCCCGGCGTCCGTGGGGGCGACCCCGCGGCCATGCCTCCGAAAGAGGGGCGCGCCAAAGTGCCGCTCGAGACGCTGGATCTGGAGGGTCAGCGAGGGCTGCGAGATCCCCAGCGCCCGGGCCGCGCGGCTGAGCGACCCCTCGTCCACCGTCTTCAGGAACGCCCGGAACAGGGTGCTGTCCATGCGATCCATAGTAACTGGCTATGGCTGGTATAGCCACGCACCCGTTGTTGGCTATGACTCAGCGCCGTAGGATGAGATTGCTATGCGAGTCGGACGCTCTCGGGGCCCCTCCGGCCGATTCGCGCGCTGTCCGCCCACCCCCAACGCCTCGAGAACGCCTTATGTCGCACCCCACCGAAGGGACCGGCAAATGCCCGGTCAACCACGGCGCCCACACAGCAGGAAGTGGCCGCTCCAACCGTGATTGGTGGCCCAACCAGCTCAAGTTGGGCATCCTCCACCAGAACCCTCCGGCCGGCGATCCCCACGGCGCGGACTTCGACTACGCGGCCGAGTTCAAGAGCCTGGACCTCGACGCCGTCGTGAAGGACCTGCACGCCTTGATGACCGATTCGCAGGAGTGGTGGCCGGCGGACTTCGGCCATTACGGTGGCCTGTTCATCCGCATGGCCTGGCACAGCGCGGGGACCTATCGCACCGCGGACGGACGCGGTGGCGCGGGCTCCGGCACACAACGGTTTGCCCCGCTCAACTCCTGGCCGGACAACGGCAACCTCGACAAGGCGCGTCGCCTCCTGTGGCCGATCAAGGCGAAGTATGGCCGCAAGCTTTCGTGGGCCGACCTGATGATCCTCGCGGGGAACGTGGCCATCGACTCGATGGGACTGAAGACCTTCGGCTTCGGCGGTGGTCGCGCCGACGTATGGGAACCGGAGCAGGACGTCTATTGGGGTGCAGAGACGGCGTGGCTCGGAGATGCGCGTTACGCGGGAGACCGCGAGCTGGAGAACCCGCTGGCCGCGGTGCAGATGGGGCTCATTTACGTGAACCCCGAGGGACCGAACGGCAAGCCGGATCCGCTCGCCTCGGCGCGGGACATCCGCGAGACGTTCAAGCGGATGGCGATGAACGATGAGGAAACAGTGGCGCTGGTGGCCGGCGGCCACACCTTCGGCAAGATGCACGGCGCGGGCGACCCCGCGCTCGTCGGCCCGGAGCCGGAAGGCGCGCCGATCGAGGAGCAGGGGTTCGGCTGGAAGAACCGCCTGGGGACCGGGAAGGGGCAGCACACCACGACGTCCGGACTCGAGGGCGCGTGGACCCCTAACCCGACGAAGTGGGACAATGGCTACTTCGACACGTTGTTCGGGTGGGAGTGGGAGCTCGTCAAGAGCCCGGCCGGCGCGTGGATCTGGGAGCCGACCGACAAGGTGAAGGCCGCAACGGTTCCGGACGCGCACGTGCCGGGACGCAAGGTCCTCCCCGCGATGTCCACCGCCGACATGGCGATGCGCATGGACCCGGCATACGAGAAGATCTCGCGCCGTTTCCACGCCAACCCGGACCAACTGGCCGACGCGTTCTCGCGCGCCTGGTTCAAGCTCACGCA from Gemmatimonadota bacterium includes these protein-coding regions:
- the murB gene encoding UDP-N-acetylmuramate dehydrogenase — translated: MPSPLDRFTTAARSFLDLDRLRTGVPLAPYTTFRIGGPADLLYDATSTDDLANAVILARELGVPHFVLGLGANILVGDKGFRGLVIRNVARHWRQVDPTHLWAESGTTIKELIFAAIGAELSGLEHYIGIPSTVGGAVWQNLHFLSPAPERARTMFIAEVVESCEVLTESGERKIVGPEYLAFGYDDSVFHHAKDIALAVTFALQPGDPAAMHRILQENLSWRGARHPWLEIHPSAGSIFKKIEGVGAGRLVDQCGLKGHRIGDAQISHMHANIMVNLGAATAADVRALIAHAQAAVQQQHGVQLEPEIGFIGEF
- a CDS encoding insulinase family protein, with the protein product MARLLRRVTPALLTLLLVPALATAQRAELEKILSKKLLPNGMEIVVLENHGVPLATVELNVRNGSFTQGKGYEGLAHLYEHMFFKANDAAPNPDEFVSRASDLGAVFNATTQEERVNYYMTLRKDSVEGAIKLMAAAMRTPMFLKEELEREREVVLGEYDRQESNPHWAFQRDLNMALYPGQYSRKNVIGDREILRTVEPAKLFEIQKKYYIPNNTVLIVTGDVKPAEIFRLAEAAFGDWKPGPDPFKTDPIPRSRHSRGTRW
- a CDS encoding insulinase family protein codes for the protein MITEQPVNAVTVWVTWQGPSVRKDPQATFAADVFSDVINQSLSTFQRRLTDTGLFQSVGFNYYTLDQVGPISIQGQTTPEKLKAALAALDKEIMQLGDPGYITADQLEAAKAERAVSTAFGMERASDFAHTLGFWWSVADLEYYMGYIDNMAKQTLQDLQAYAKKYIIGKPRITGVLIDPESRKALGLTKADLLPRVIQ
- a CDS encoding insulinase family protein; the encoded protein is MSFQTADGRRRMGDGRRQTADGRWPTCSGVLTAVFLFLGLLQPAALRAQAAADSTSTFDVGGIRVIHRPAGGDMVVANLYLLGGVRQVTWENAGIELLMLAASENGTRTYSRERLRRLMTRLGTGISIDAETDWSSIGVRATRATFDSTWAVMASRVVEPTFDPGELEVVRQQFLLAVKQRQDSPDALAEFLADSLAYDGHPYAVPPSGTATSVASITQAGLKAYHTQQVVKSRMLVVVVGNVTRDKITRLVSSTLGKLPAGTYTWSLPDTLPRRRAAAYGLQRDLPTNFILGRYAGPHASTKDAYALRIATAILSGQFFGEVRSRRNLTYAVDAPYIDRAVSGGGVYVSTVSPQVTIDVMRQQLAAVRTSTVNPEALNKLIQQFITQFFLENETLGAQADFLAKSFLFEGDLQAAGHLEAMLRSITPADIQRVAQRWIKDVQWAYIGDVSKLPKASMERW
- a CDS encoding LysR family transcriptional regulator, producing MDSTLFRAFLKTVDEGSLSRAARALGISQPSLTLQIQRLERHFGAPLFRRHGRGVAPTDAGTALIPRARRILEEFREAEDAVRQHDEAPAVLRVGVIPTVAPYLVPDALRRLRDKHPAQRVSIHESHSAALMRMLADGELDVAIAAQPYPFDPSLVVDALGADPLVVAVPTHHPAARAGTITLAELRDAPAITLDAVHCLSDQVAEFCNRQGIQLDVVCRGAQLATVLELVAAGVGVSIVPAMAAARHRGSACVFVPVTERALTREIVAVWLARGARPSAAGSLVESLRTVVRGW
- the katG gene encoding catalase/peroxidase HPI: MSHPTEGTGKCPVNHGAHTAGSGRSNRDWWPNQLKLGILHQNPPAGDPHGADFDYAAEFKSLDLDAVVKDLHALMTDSQEWWPADFGHYGGLFIRMAWHSAGTYRTADGRGGAGSGTQRFAPLNSWPDNGNLDKARRLLWPIKAKYGRKLSWADLMILAGNVAIDSMGLKTFGFGGGRADVWEPEQDVYWGAETAWLGDARYAGDRELENPLAAVQMGLIYVNPEGPNGKPDPLASARDIRETFKRMAMNDEETVALVAGGHTFGKMHGAGDPALVGPEPEGAPIEEQGFGWKNRLGTGKGQHTTTSGLEGAWTPNPTKWDNGYFDTLFGWEWELVKSPAGAWIWEPTDKVKAATVPDAHVPGRKVLPAMSTADMAMRMDPAYEKISRRFHANPDQLADAFSRAWFKLTHRDMGPRARYLGKLVPAEVLIWQDPIPAVNHPLVDAQDIADLKAKILASGLPISQLVATAWASASTFRGSDKRGGANGARIALAPQKGWEVNQPAKLARALEVLTRVLEAFNASQGSGKRISLSDLIVLGGCAAIEAAAKAGGVNIEVPFTPGRMDATQAQTDVESFEVMEPMADGFRNYQKKAYSVVAEELLLDKAQLLTLTAPEMTVLVGGLRVLNANHGQSRHGAFTTRPEVLTNDFFVNLLDMGTTWSPASAAGDLFEGKDRATGDVKWTGTRVDLIFGSNSQLRALAEVYASADAKEAFVKAFVAAWTKVMHLDRFDLA